The sequence GCAGTGCCGGTGCAGGCAAGCCGCGGATGTCCTTATCGATGCTCGTTCTGCGAAATTCCGGTGTTCTACGACGGCGCGTATCGGACGCGGCCGATCGAGGACATCGTCGAGGAGATAAAGCAGGTCGTCAAGATTACCGGCTTCAAGCGCTTTCAGTTCATCGACGATCAGATCACCGGCAAGCACAAGTTCGCACGCGAGCTTTTCAAGGCGCTCGAGCCGCTCAACATCCGCTTCTCGTGCCTGTGGACGATCAACTCGAATCACGACGACGACTTGCTGGAACTGGCGGCCAAGGCGGGCGTCTTCCACGTCAACATCGGGGTCGAATCGATCAGCCAGGACAGCCTGCTGTCGATGAACAAGATTCAGAATCACGCGGGCCATTACAAGAAGCTGCTCAAGAAGCTCGAAAATTACGGGATTTACTACTCGCTCAACTTCCTGTTCGGGCTGGAAGAGGATCATCCGGGAATTTTCGAAGACACGCTCAAGTTCCTGCACGAGGTCAAGGCGCCCGAGGCGTTCTTCAACACCGTCACGCCGCGCGTGGGCACGCCGATGCGCACGCAGCTCGAGGACGAGGGCCGCGTAATCATCCCCGACGCCGACCTCTACACCAACAACTTCCGCTGCATGTTCGTGCCCAAGAACATGTCGCCGCAGGAAGTCGAAGAAGGCGTGTGGCGATGCACCAAGGAGTTCTACTCGCTCAAGTCGATGTTCAAGCGCCTGCTGATGCCGCCGGGAAAGTTCACCTGGCAGGGACTGACCGAGAATATGCTTTTCTACTGGGGCGCGAAGCGGCAGATCGACCCGGTCGATTATTATTAGGCCGATCGGGCTTTGATTCTTAAGACTCTCGCGATCCTGATTCTCGCCGCGCTACTCGAGGTCGGCGGCGATGCGCTGGTGCGGATAGGACTTCGCGGACCGGCCTACTGGATGGCGGCGGGCGGACTCGTTCTTTTCGCTTACGGAGTGCTGGTCAACCAAAGCGGCGTCGATTTCAATCGACTGATGGGAATCTACATCGCGGTCTTCTTCGTAGTGTCGCAGGTGATTTCGCTCATTCTCTTCAAGCAGCTTCCTGACGACAGAATCCTGCTGGGCGGCGGATTCATCGTAACCGGCGGCCTGCTGATTCTGCTGATGACCTGACCCCCCTGCCTGCGGATCTTTTCCTAGCCTCTCCCTGTCAGGGAGAGGCAATCCGGGGAACGACACAGAACAAATCAGCGGTTACGGCTGGAGCACTACATTATCGATCAGCCGGGTCTTGCCGACACGCGCGGCAATCGCGATCAGAATCGGACGATCGGGCAAGGGATGGCGCGCGAGCGTCTCCGCATCCACTGCTTCGACGTATTCGATCGCGATTCCTTTCATCCGGTTGAGCACGCGCGTCGCCGCAAACATTATTTCCTCGGCGCAGCATGCGCCCGTGCGATGCTTCTCGCGCGCTGCCCGGATCGCGAGGCTCAGCGCGAGTGCGTCTTCGCGCTCGGCGGGCGACAGGTAGGCGTTGCGCGAACTCATCGCGAGGCCGTCCTGTTCGCGCACGATCGGCACCGGCACAATTTCGACGTCGAAGTTCAGGTCGCGGACCATCTTCTGGATCGCGCGGAGCTGCTGAAAGTCCTTCTCGCCGAAAACCGCCAGATGCGGTTTGACGATGTTGAACAGCTTGGCGACCACCGTCGTCACGCCGCGAAAATGGCCGGGGCGATGCGCCCCGCACAGCCCACTGGTAATCTCGCCCGCGTCAACCCAGGTCTGCGCGTCGGCCGAATACATCGCCGCAGGCTGCGGCGCGAACACCACGTCCACCGCCGCGGTCTGGAGCATCGCGCAGTCACGCTCGAAGTTGCGCGGATAGCGCGCGAAGTCCTCGCCGGGGCCGAACTGGGTGGGATTGACGAAGATCGACGCGACCAGAACCGACGACCGGCCCCGCCCCTCGCGCATCAGCGTCAGATGCCCTTCGTGCAGAAATCCCATCGTGGGAACCAGCCCGATGCGTTCACCACGTTGGAGCGCGTCACTGGAATAACGGGTCATCTCGCCGGGCGAGGTAATGACCATCATCGCGAGGCACCCCTCGCTTCGGCGTAACAATGTTCCGGCGCCGGAAACGCGCGTTCCTTCACTTCGCGTACGTAGCTGCTCGCCGCGGCCGCGGCCTCATTCCACAGATGCGCGAACGGCTTGGCGAAGCGCGGCGCGCACGACTCGCCCAGCCCAAGCATGTCGTGCATCACCAGCACCTGGCCGTCGCAATCCGGCCCGGCGCCGATGCCGATGGTCGGGATAGCGACGCTGGCGGTAATCTCACGCGCCAACGACGGCGGCACGCCCTCGACCACGATCGCGAATGCGCCCGCGGCTTCCAGTGCGGCGGCGTCTTCAAGCAGCCGCTCGCGGCATCCGGGAGCGCGGCCGGATTTGCGCCCTTGCACGCGATGCCCGCCCATCCGATGAACCGACTGCGGCGTCAGTCCGACGTGGCCCATCACGGGAATATCGACCGCGGTGATTCTCGCCACCGCTTCGGCTACCGCGACACCGCCTTCGAGCTTCACCGCCTCAGCGCCACCTTCCTTGACCAGACGGCCGGCGTTGCGCAACGCATCTTCAGGACTTACCTGATACGACAGGAACGGCATGTCGGCGACGACCAGCGCACGGCGCCGCGCGCGCGCAACCACCCGCGTGTGGTAGATGACCTCGTCGATGGTGACGGCCAGGGTGTTGGCCTCGCCGCGCACTACCATGGCGAGACTATCGCCGACCAGCAGCAGATCGACGCCGCAGTTGTCGAAGATTCTCGCGAATGGAAAGTCGTACGCAGTCAGCATCGTGATCGGCTGCCGCGCGGCCTTCATGCGCGCGAGATCGGGCACGCGAACTTTGTCTTGGGTCATAATCTCTCCCAAACGATCCTGTCGCTCCAACAAAATCGGGGCTGCCGCGTACCCGGCAACCCCGCCTCAGAGCGACCTCGAATGAACGAGCGCTCGAATCACTCGGAGTCCCGGTCCAAGCATCGGATCCAGGCGCGAGCAGCCACAAATGTCATCGCCTCCGCACGGGAGGCACCCAACTCAACACCGTCTCGCCGGAAAAGTCTTCCTCGACGGACCAATTCCATAATATAGAGAATGTCGCCGGGCGCGTAAAGCTCGGCAGGCGCGATCAGTTGGTGGCTTGCAAAACATTGGCCGGCACCGGCATCGTCACCTGGAGGCGTTTGCCGTTGCGCACGACGCTTAAGTAGATCACCTCGCCCGGCTGAAGGTCGCGCATCCGGTCCTGAAAGTCGAGAAAGTTGGTCACCCGCGAGCCGTCAACGCCGATGATCAGGTCGTAGCTCTCGCCGACCTGCATGTAGTCCAATGCGGGAATGACCACCAGCGCCAATGGACCAGAGAAAAACGCTCCCACTATCGCAGCCGCGGCAAGCGTGTCATGGACGTTGTGACTGTAGGCGTGCAAGCCGGCCGCCGCGGCCGGGCTGCCTTTCTCGACGGCCGTAATCAGCAAGCCGTCAGCCTCTTCGCCGGATTTGAGCGTGCGCCGCGCTTCGCGCAATTGCATTCCGAATGGAGTCGAAAGCTCGCCCTCGTTGTCGAACTCCTGCAAGCGCCCGAGCTGCTCGGGCGGCAACCCGCTCTGCTCCTCCTGATAACGCGCGACTTCATTGCTCTCATTGGATGGCTGTGAATCCGCGGGGCCGGGCGGCTGCAGCTGCGACGCGTCGGCAGGATCGGCGGCCGGAATCTCCGCGGTGCCGGGCTGCGCGTTGTCGAGGTCGGGCGGCGTCGCAACCATGTTCGATGGACCAGTGGCGGTCGCGGAATCGGCAGATGGCGCGATGGCAGTGCGCGCAGGCAGGGGCGCAGCGGCTTCTGCGATCGGGGCGCCAGCGCCGGATCCCGCGATTGGGGCAGACGCGGCGGCTGATGCGGCCGCGGTCTTCCACGCCTCGGAGGCGGTGGTTTCGGCGCCCGACTGCGCAGCCGCGAGCGCGCTTGCGAACACAACGAGCAGCATCGCGGCGATCGATGCGCCAAAAGCGTGATGCACCCGCGCTTTGCTAGTTAACACTCCAGCGCTTTTCATGCTCCACCACGCGGCCCTCTCGCTCGAGCTTTCGCAGATGAGAGCGGACCGAGCTTGCAGCGGCAGGATGCAGGTACTCAGGAACGTCAACGTAGATCTGCTTCACGATCGCCATCGCCTCGAGCGGTCCGGCACCATGCGCGAGCGCCTCGAGCACCTGGCGTTCGCGCAATTCGCGATGAGCGATGTAGTCGCGGATCTTCTCTTTCGGATTGCGGATGACCGGGCCGTGCGCCGGATAAATCGTATCGAGCTCGAGCGCGAGCAAGCGCCTGAGCGAATCCATGTACTCGCCGAGGTCGCCAGTATCGTCGGGAATGACTGTAGTACCTGCGCCCAGCACGACATCCCCCGTGAACAATGCGCGCTCTTCTTCAAGATAGTAGCACAAGTGATCGGGCGAGTGCCCGGGAGTAAATACCGCGCGCAGGGTGGCGCCTTCGCTGTGAACTACGGCGTCGTGGCCGATCGCGGAAATCGCGCCCGCGGGAGCGTCGTGCCCCTCCCACGGCATCTTCAATACTTCCAGCTCGCCGAATCTTTCGATCACCTGGCGCACGCCTCCCAGATGATCGATGTGCGCATGAGTCAGGACGATTCGTTCGAGTTCGACACTGCCGGAGAGTTCCTTGAGCGCCGCTTCGAGCAGGTCGGCGTATATCGCGACGCCCTGGCCCGTGTCGAGCAGCAGCGGCCGCTTCGAGGTGCCCACTATATAGGTGTTCGTGCCGGGTCCGGTAAATGGACTCGGATTGTGGCCGAGCACGGTCGCAACGCGCGGCGTGATCCGCGAGTAATCCGGCATCTTGAGACCGATCATCGAATCGGTCACGACTCGCCCGGGCATGCTCATCAAACGTCCCTCAAAAACTAGCGCCGGTTGCGCTCAAAGATCAGCCTGAGTCCCTTTAATGTCAGGAACTCGTCCACTTCTTCAATCGTTTCGCTCTCGGGCGCAATCAGCTGGGCGAGACCGCCGGTCGCGATGACGCGCGCCTTTTCGCCGCGCTCCTTCAGGATGCGCCCGACCAGCCCGTCCACCAGCGCGGTGTAGCCAAAGATCAGCCCGGACTGAATCGAGCCGACCGTGGTGCGCCCGACAACCTCGCGCGGGCGAACCAGCTCGACGCGATAGAGCTTGGCCGCGTGCTCGATCAACGCGTTCATCGAGACGCCCAGGCCGGGAGCAATCGCGCCACCGGCGTACTCGCCCTTGCCGGTCACGTAGTCAAACGTGGTCGCGGTGCCAAAATCGACGACGATCGATGCGCATGCGTAGCGCTCGTAGGCGGCGACCGCGTTGACAATTCGGTCGGCGCCCACTTCCTTGGGATTCTCGTAGAGGATCGGCATGCCGGTTTTGATTCCAGGCCCCACCATCAGCGGGGCGCAATGGAAATAGCGCTCAGCGACTTGCTCCATCACCTGGTTGAGGGGGGGGACCACGCAGGCGATCGCAACCCCTTCCGGCTTGAGGATGCCCTCCAGCCCCGCCGCCGCCAAAAGAGTGCTGAGCAGCGCGCCATGCTCATCGGTGGTGCGATCGGCAACGGTCGAGATGCGCCAGTGGTTGCGCAAGCGCTCGCCTTCGTAAATTCCAATCACGGTATCGGTGTTGCCGACGTCAACCGTTATCAGCATGACAAATCTCCGTCCCACCATCGCCGTCGATAGCGCTGCGATGGGGCCAAAATAATAGCGCGTGGACTCAGCGTAAACGAAGCGGCTGGCGAAGCGCCGTTAACGATGAAATGCGAGCGACCGACGCAACATCGTCATCCCTATCA comes from Candidatus Binatus sp. and encodes:
- a CDS encoding radical SAM protein, which translates into the protein MNGKKPRILLVQPTTVHLDGTPHKTRWRLIMGLMIPLMAGLTPDDYDVTLCDERLEEIDFDGGWDLVGMTTTIGASLRAYQLGDEFRKRGIPVVFGGFHATLQAEEALQHCDAVVKGEADLVWPELLQDWRDGKLKHIYKADKLHDLKNLPRPRHELLKLNRYLFKAVPVQASRGCPYRCSFCEIPVFYDGAYRTRPIEDIVEEIKQVVKITGFKRFQFIDDQITGKHKFARELFKALEPLNIRFSCLWTINSNHDDDLLELAAKAGVFHVNIGVESISQDSLLSMNKIQNHAGHYKKLLKKLENYGIYYSLNFLFGLEEDHPGIFEDTLKFLHEVKAPEAFFNTVTPRVGTPMRTQLEDEGRVIIPDADLYTNNFRCMFVPKNMSPQEVEEGVWRCTKEFYSLKSMFKRLLMPPGKFTWQGLTENMLFYWGAKRQIDPVDYY
- the panC gene encoding pantoate--beta-alanine ligase, whose product is MMVITSPGEMTRYSSDALQRGERIGLVPTMGFLHEGHLTLMREGRGRSSVLVASIFVNPTQFGPGEDFARYPRNFERDCAMLQTAAVDVVFAPQPAAMYSADAQTWVDAGEITSGLCGAHRPGHFRGVTTVVAKLFNIVKPHLAVFGEKDFQQLRAIQKMVRDLNFDVEIVPVPIVREQDGLAMSSRNAYLSPAEREDALALSLAIRAAREKHRTGACCAEEIMFAATRVLNRMKGIAIEYVEAVDAETLARHPLPDRPILIAIAARVGKTRLIDNVVLQP
- the panB gene encoding 3-methyl-2-oxobutanoate hydroxymethyltransferase; the encoded protein is MTQDKVRVPDLARMKAARQPITMLTAYDFPFARIFDNCGVDLLLVGDSLAMVVRGEANTLAVTIDEVIYHTRVVARARRRALVVADMPFLSYQVSPEDALRNAGRLVKEGGAEAVKLEGGVAVAEAVARITAVDIPVMGHVGLTPQSVHRMGGHRVQGRKSGRAPGCRERLLEDAAALEAAGAFAIVVEGVPPSLAREITASVAIPTIGIGAGPDCDGQVLVMHDMLGLGESCAPRFAKPFAHLWNEAAAAASSYVREVKERAFPAPEHCYAEARGASR
- a CDS encoding PDZ domain-containing protein, which encodes MLTSKARVHHAFGASIAAMLLVVFASALAAAQSGAETTASEAWKTAAASAAASAPIAGSGAGAPIAEAAAPLPARTAIAPSADSATATGPSNMVATPPDLDNAQPGTAEIPAADPADASQLQPPGPADSQPSNESNEVARYQEEQSGLPPEQLGRLQEFDNEGELSTPFGMQLREARRTLKSGEEADGLLITAVEKGSPAAAAGLHAYSHNVHDTLAAAAIVGAFFSGPLALVVIPALDYMQVGESYDLIIGVDGSRVTNFLDFQDRMRDLQPGEVIYLSVVRNGKRLQVTMPVPANVLQATN
- a CDS encoding MBL fold metallo-hydrolase; protein product: MSMPGRVVTDSMIGLKMPDYSRITPRVATVLGHNPSPFTGPGTNTYIVGTSKRPLLLDTGQGVAIYADLLEAALKELSGSVELERIVLTHAHIDHLGGVRQVIERFGELEVLKMPWEGHDAPAGAISAIGHDAVVHSEGATLRAVFTPGHSPDHLCYYLEEERALFTGDVVLGAGTTVIPDDTGDLGEYMDSLRRLLALELDTIYPAHGPVIRNPKEKIRDYIAHRELRERQVLEALAHGAGPLEAMAIVKQIYVDVPEYLHPAAASSVRSHLRKLEREGRVVEHEKRWSVN
- a CDS encoding type III pantothenate kinase, with amino-acid sequence MLITVDVGNTDTVIGIYEGERLRNHWRISTVADRTTDEHGALLSTLLAAAGLEGILKPEGVAIACVVPPLNQVMEQVAERYFHCAPLMVGPGIKTGMPILYENPKEVGADRIVNAVAAYERYACASIVVDFGTATTFDYVTGKGEYAGGAIAPGLGVSMNALIEHAAKLYRVELVRPREVVGRTTVGSIQSGLIFGYTALVDGLVGRILKERGEKARVIATGGLAQLIAPESETIEEVDEFLTLKGLRLIFERNRR